A genomic region of Raphanus sativus cultivar WK10039 chromosome 6, ASM80110v3, whole genome shotgun sequence contains the following coding sequences:
- the LOC108810212 gene encoding putative pentatricopeptide repeat-containing protein At3g16710, mitochondrial isoform X2, whose translation MRSSIAKRFLLLPLHHKHRLHTGAPPSTRLCASRAFSNLRTDLHNLHNLSEALDLFTRMSRSRPLPSLGDFTRLLTAITSMEEEDDRNDVVISLFDQMRNLGVSPHLYTCNVVINSLSKSSLPHHHTPLAFLAKMTKLGFEPDVFTFTSLLTGLCYRNRVDDAVALFVKMVEIGCCCKPNVVTYTTLIHCLCKNRHVDHALDLFNQMETNGVRANVVTFNALVTGLCDCGRWGDLALLLREMMERRVRPNVVTFTALIDAFAKAGKVEDAVELFQGMSVEPNVFTYNSLINGFCKHGRLDEGMRMLDLMERKGCVPDIVTYTTLIHGFCKSKRVEEGVRLFNEMSLKGLAANTVTYTVFIQGYCLVGKPDVAQEVFNQMGSSRDIRTYNVLLDGLCCNGEVEKALMIFEEMREREMDVSIVTYTIVIQGMCKARANS comes from the exons ATGCGTAGTTCCATTGCGAAAAggttccttcttcttcctcttcatcataAACATCGCCTGCATACAGGAGCTCCTCCCTCCACTAGACTCTGCGCTTCACGAGCTTTCTCCAATCTGAGAACCGATCTCCACAATCTCCACAATCTCAGCGAAGCTCTCGATCTATTCACCCGCATGTCTCGCTCCCGCCCCCTCCCTTCCCTCGGCGATTTCACCAGACTCCTCACCGCAATCACCTCAATGGAGGAGGAGGACGACAGAAACGACGTCGTTATCTCTCTCTTCGACCAAATGCGAAACCTCGGAGTCTCCCCTCATCTCTACACCTGCAACGTCGTGATCAACTCTCTATCCAAATCCTCTCTGCCTCACCACCACACTCCCCTCGCCTTCCTCGCGAAGATGACCAAGCTCGGGTTCGAACCCGACGTCTTCACCTTCACTTCTCTCCTCACCGGGTTATGTTACAGGAACAGAGTCGACGACGCGGTAGCTTTGTTTGTTAAGATGGTGGAGATCGGGTGTTGTTGTAAGCCTAACGTCGTTACCTACACCACTCTGATCCACTGCCTTTGCAAGAACAGACACGTGGATCACGCGCTGGACCTTTTTAACCAGATGGAAACTAACGGTGTTAGAGCGAATGTTGTTACTTTTAACGCTTTAGTAACAGGACTTTGCGATTGTGGTAGATGGGGAGACTTAGCTCTGCTTCTTAGAGAGATGATGGAGAGGAGGGTTAGACCGAACGTGGTCACTTTCACTGCGTTGATCGACGCGTTTGCGAAAGCTGGCAAGGTGGAAGATGCTGTGGAACTGTTCCAGGGGATGTCTGTGGAGCCTAACGTGTTCACTTACAACTCGCTGATCAACGGGTTTTGCAAGCACGGTCGGTTAGATGAGGGTATGAGGATGTTGGATTTGATGGAGAGGAAGGGCTGTGTCCCGGATATAGTGACTTATACTACTCTCATACACGGGTTCTGCAAGTCCAAGAGGGTAGAGGAAGGCGTGAGGCTCTTTAACGAGATGTCTCTGAAAGGATTAGCTGCCAACACGGTCACTTACACGGTCTTTATCCAGGGTTATTGTCTAGTGGGCAAACCCGATGTTGCGCAAGAAGTGTTTAACCAGATGGGTTCTTCTCGCGATATCAGGACCTACAACGTTCTGCTAGATGGGCTGTGTTGTAACGGGGAGGTGGAGAAGGCGTTGATGATATTTGAGGAGATGCGGGAGAGAGAAATGGATGTTAGTATTGTTACGTATACTATTGTTATTCAAGGGATGTGCAAG GCGAGGGCTAATTCATGA
- the LOC108810212 gene encoding putative pentatricopeptide repeat-containing protein At3g16710, mitochondrial isoform X1, giving the protein MRSSIAKRFLLLPLHHKHRLHTGAPPSTRLCASRAFSNLRTDLHNLHNLSEALDLFTRMSRSRPLPSLGDFTRLLTAITSMEEEDDRNDVVISLFDQMRNLGVSPHLYTCNVVINSLSKSSLPHHHTPLAFLAKMTKLGFEPDVFTFTSLLTGLCYRNRVDDAVALFVKMVEIGCCCKPNVVTYTTLIHCLCKNRHVDHALDLFNQMETNGVRANVVTFNALVTGLCDCGRWGDLALLLREMMERRVRPNVVTFTALIDAFAKAGKVEDAVELFQGMSVEPNVFTYNSLINGFCKHGRLDEGMRMLDLMERKGCVPDIVTYTTLIHGFCKSKRVEEGVRLFNEMSLKGLAANTVTYTVFIQGYCLVGKPDVAQEVFNQMGSSRDIRTYNVLLDGLCCNGEVEKALMIFEEMREREMDVSIVTYTIVIQGMCKVGKVEDAFDLFCSLFSKGMRPNVVTYTAMITGFCRRGLIHEADALFRKMKQDGFLPNERVS; this is encoded by the coding sequence ATGCGTAGTTCCATTGCGAAAAggttccttcttcttcctcttcatcataAACATCGCCTGCATACAGGAGCTCCTCCCTCCACTAGACTCTGCGCTTCACGAGCTTTCTCCAATCTGAGAACCGATCTCCACAATCTCCACAATCTCAGCGAAGCTCTCGATCTATTCACCCGCATGTCTCGCTCCCGCCCCCTCCCTTCCCTCGGCGATTTCACCAGACTCCTCACCGCAATCACCTCAATGGAGGAGGAGGACGACAGAAACGACGTCGTTATCTCTCTCTTCGACCAAATGCGAAACCTCGGAGTCTCCCCTCATCTCTACACCTGCAACGTCGTGATCAACTCTCTATCCAAATCCTCTCTGCCTCACCACCACACTCCCCTCGCCTTCCTCGCGAAGATGACCAAGCTCGGGTTCGAACCCGACGTCTTCACCTTCACTTCTCTCCTCACCGGGTTATGTTACAGGAACAGAGTCGACGACGCGGTAGCTTTGTTTGTTAAGATGGTGGAGATCGGGTGTTGTTGTAAGCCTAACGTCGTTACCTACACCACTCTGATCCACTGCCTTTGCAAGAACAGACACGTGGATCACGCGCTGGACCTTTTTAACCAGATGGAAACTAACGGTGTTAGAGCGAATGTTGTTACTTTTAACGCTTTAGTAACAGGACTTTGCGATTGTGGTAGATGGGGAGACTTAGCTCTGCTTCTTAGAGAGATGATGGAGAGGAGGGTTAGACCGAACGTGGTCACTTTCACTGCGTTGATCGACGCGTTTGCGAAAGCTGGCAAGGTGGAAGATGCTGTGGAACTGTTCCAGGGGATGTCTGTGGAGCCTAACGTGTTCACTTACAACTCGCTGATCAACGGGTTTTGCAAGCACGGTCGGTTAGATGAGGGTATGAGGATGTTGGATTTGATGGAGAGGAAGGGCTGTGTCCCGGATATAGTGACTTATACTACTCTCATACACGGGTTCTGCAAGTCCAAGAGGGTAGAGGAAGGCGTGAGGCTCTTTAACGAGATGTCTCTGAAAGGATTAGCTGCCAACACGGTCACTTACACGGTCTTTATCCAGGGTTATTGTCTAGTGGGCAAACCCGATGTTGCGCAAGAAGTGTTTAACCAGATGGGTTCTTCTCGCGATATCAGGACCTACAACGTTCTGCTAGATGGGCTGTGTTGTAACGGGGAGGTGGAGAAGGCGTTGATGATATTTGAGGAGATGCGGGAGAGAGAAATGGATGTTAGTATTGTTACGTATACTATTGTTATTCAAGGGATGTGCAAGGTTGGTAAGGTGGAAGATgcttttgatttgttttgtagCCTTTTCTCCAAGGGGATGAGGCCTAATGTTGTGACGTACACTGCAATGATAACGGGGTTTTGTAGGCGAGGGCTAATTCATGAAGCTGATGCGTTGTTTAGGAAAATGAAACAAGATGGGTTCTTACCAAATGAGCGTGTGTCTTGA